GGCTGATTAACTGTCAGTGCTGGCCTAAAGCGAAACAGTTTGCTGATACTAAGTATAATGTCCATGCTGGATATGATTATTTATTAGAGCAGAAAACCAATCCGATCCCGCCTCATTACGATCCTAATATCAGTTTATTCTCCCAATTACAGATGGTGCTCTATCCCTTGATAGTCGCAGGTAAGCGGGTTTCTTTGACGGGGCATTCATCTGGTGGCGCGATGGCGATATTAGCCGCTGATCGATTAGAGCGCTTATATCCCAACTCAATCAAACGTGTGGTGACCTTTGGCCAGCCTTCTCCTGGTTTTAAGAGTTTCCAAAAAGCGTATTTATTACAACGACGTACTTATCGTATTTGCTGTGATATCGACGTAGTGACTTTTTTGCCGCCACTTCCGGGGATTTTCTTTCATGTGGGTAAAATGCTCTGGCTGCACAACGAACGTGTCTATGAAAATACGCCGCCGATAAAACGCTTTTTGTTGAGCTTTGTAAGCTGGATAGTGTCACCGTTTGCCTTTCATTACATGCATAAATACATTCGCAATAAAGACTTCTTTGATGATATCTAATATTTTGACCCCAACTCTTGGCTGACTTACACTGCGAGCAGTTTTGTTATTTACTAAACAAGTTATAAAACTAAGTAATAGCCAGTAAAGCCAATAATAACAAGAGGTCAGCATGTCAGAAACCCAATTTAGCTTAACCCTAACGCCACGTTTTTGTGAAACCGATGCACTGGGGCATATTAATAACACAGTCATTCCTGTGTGGTTTGAGGCGGCACGAGATCCGATTTTTGAAATCGTTAATCCAGGCCAAGATTTATCAAAATGGAACATGATCATTGCAGGATTTAACATCGCATTTAATGCGCCAACCTTTTACGGCCAAGATGTACTCGTTAAAACTCATATCAGCCGAGTGGGCAACAGTAGTTTCGAGATTGCTCAAAGTTGCTGGCAAAACGGACGCCAAACTGCTGAGGCTAAAACCACTATGGTGCATTACGATTATCAGGCTGAAAAAAGCCAACCGATGACTGCTGAAGTGAAGGAACAACTGGCGGCATTAACTGGAGATATGACGGCTTAAGGTTAATGGGTGATAAAGCGCGAGCGGGTAACAAAAAGCTCGCGCACAGATCAAAGTTTCTAGCTCATCTTGGGTGGCATACCCTGTAAATTCTTAGCTAAAACCTGACGTTTATGCTTGTTCTAAGTGTTGATTTAACGCATCAAGTAACTCTGGTGTCAACTTGGCTTTTTGTCCCGTTTTAAAGTTAAACATCACCACATTGGCAGTGCCAGTTGTGGTTACCGCTTGTTGCGCTTTACTGAAAATACGGTAATGCATGATAAAGCGGTCTTCTTTTACGTCACTAATATTGACGCTGACTAATAACGTATCAGGGAATGTCACTGGTCGTTTGTAACGCGCGTGGGTTTCACTTAAAACAGGACCAACGGCGGTTTTTTCAAGTTCGGCCATCATGTTTATCTGGCTAAAAAAATCAATTCGAGCGGTTTCAAAGTAGCGAAAATACACCACATTGTTGACGTGATTGAGTGCATCCATTTCACCCCATGCTACTGGAATTTCAGTAATAATCGCATGTTGCTGAATAAACTGGTCCATATAAATCTTACTCCCTAATAAAGTTAAACGGTTGTTTGATTTTTATTCAGGTTAACAGGCAAAACCTAGTTCAACAAGCATGGAATGCTTTGCTATCAATTAGGCAATATGTTTTGATAATGTTAAACCACTATTTGCTATGGAATGCGCCGCTTGAACTCCTTTAACTACCCACGATTACAGCAGCTACTTTATCGTCCTGTTGTGAGTGTATCGGCCTTACCCCGAGTGATACTCAGTTATATTAAGACCATCATCGATAAGTTGACTGTGGCGCAAAAGCTGTACTTCATCGCCTTCCTTTTGATGTTTACCACCGATGGAGTGACGATGGTGGGGATCATTGCCATGATTGCAATGATGATTGAGTTTTGGCCATTGTTTACTAAAACTTGGCATAGTTTAGCCGGTAAAGCTTTTTTGTTGTTGTTTTATGCCATTATCGCTAACTTCTCATTAGTGTGGGCTGCATCCGTTGTTAATGAAGTATCAGGCGTTGATGCTGATCATTTAACCTATACCCACAATCTCGTTATTCTGCTCTATATGCCAGTATGGTTTGTACTGGTGAGCGGAGTGGCGTTAATGCTGCTGCAAGCGGTAATTCCAATTTACTTTGTGTTGATGCCACTACTTAGCTTGCTTGGTGTTAAATCAATACGTTTTACTAATAGTGAGCATTATCGAAAACGCACTATATTACTGCGAATGATATTGGCGTATGTGGTGTTAGCTAACCTGTATTTATTAAGTGATATTGAAAACACCTTTGAAAGTAGTGATCCCAGAGCCAAAATGATCAAATTGTTAGAAGAGGAAACAGGTGAAAAACCTGAAGATATTGATGCTGGTTTGCAAAAGCTGTCAGCCGTTGGTGCGAAAATTGTTGAAGCTAAGGCTGAGGGAGAGGTTAAGGGAGAGGCAGAAACAGAAACAACTTTAGTCGCTGAGAATAATGACATAGAAAGCCTTAGCTCTACAGAGCCAGTGCATGCACCTGTTTCTGTTCCTGGTTCTGTGACTTCGACTTCTAACAAAGATACTCCTCCAGATATCGCCGCGAGCACTCAAAAGGTGATTGAGGATGCAGTTCAGCAATCAATTAAACAAGTGCAGCAAAATGAAGTGAAACGTTTGAGTGTTGGGGCAGATGAAGTCGCTGAACGACGGTACGATATTATCCGCGAGAGTTATCGCTTGATGGTGAGAATGACGATTGCTAATTTTATTTACTATTTTGAGGGTAACCAGTTTTCTCGCTGTGAATCTCAAGCGGATAGTAAAGTGGTTGAGTTAAATGACTACGAGATATTAGAAATCATTCCATCCGATGAAGAGGATAGTCGATACGGTTATGACTTTTTGGTAAAAGCTTGTGTTTCACCCGCATTTCCGGTTAAGAGCGAATGATGAATAAGCCAATGCGTTTAGTCTTAAACTGTATTGTATTTAGCTATGCTTTTGGGCTAATAAGTGCCCCGTCTTTTGCCAATGCTGACGGTGCTCTTGATCAAAAATTGAGTGATGTGACCAAAGGTAATATTGCCACTGCAATTGTATTGTCGGATGCCAGTTTAGTGTCTTTGGGAGTGGTTAATTTTGACCCAAGCAATATCGTTGACTTGGACAACATTGATACAGGGTCTAAAGAATCAATTCAGCGCCGTAAAGAGTTGAGCGTTTACTCGATCCCATGGGAAAGTCAATGGCTTGAATTAACCCCTGATTGGCAAATGGCCAGCTTTGTTAAGTTCTCTTACATCAATTCGAAACAATCTTTACTGCTTTCTGATCAAGCAAACATGACCGAAAAGCTAGACGAAAAGAGTTATTTATTATCAGCAGAACAGCGTTGGAAATATAGCTTATCTGAAAACTGGGGGATGCAACTTGGATTGGGTGGTCACTACATTTGGTATCGTAATGACTTTGATTATAGCCCTGATATAGAGTTCTATCGCGAGTTATTTGATGGGCAGGTATTTAATACCTCTTATGATGCGTGGATGATTGACCCTTCAGTACAAGTGCATTATCAAGGTCATCTTTGGAATAATAAATGGCAGTTTATTAGCCGTTATAATTATGCCCTCGGTAATATCGTTCATGCAGACGGGTCTGCTCAATCGGGATCGCCTGAGGTTAGCCGGTTTAGCAATACGTTTATTTATCATTATCCACTGCCAGAGCTTATGAGTTATCGCAATGAAATGCGCTTTTTGTTTAAGCGAATTGACTTAACCGGTGATGCAGTGGATACCATGGGAACCAATCATTATTACGAAACAGGACTAGGCTGGATTGTTGAAACTCCTGCGTTATCTTCATGGTTAACCAATGTAGGAATTGGAGTTACGGTGAATATTGATAGTGCGTTAAGTGGCGGTAGCTTGGTGCTATTGTTTAATGAAGATATTTAATAACGAGTTTAATGAAGATATTTAATCGAGCCTGAATGATGGCCAATAAAAAACGACCTTGCAGGTCGTTTTTTTGTTGCTAAATAGGGGATGATTAATCAATTTTTAGGGCAGAAAAATCGCTGATTTGAGTAAACTTAGCGGTCTTTTGATTATCAAAACGTACCATTTGCACAGTGTGTAGCCCGGCAGCATCGGCGGCTTTTAGCTCTTCAACCACATCAGAAACAAACAAGACTTGTTTCGGGCTCAAACTAACAGTATTGAGGATATTGCAGTAAGCTTGTTTGTCTAATTTGTTCCCCGTACGGGTATCAAAATGGCCATTAAACTTAGGTGTTAAGTCCCCTGCATCGCTGTGGCTAAATAACATTTTTTGCGCTTCAGCTGAACCTGAAGAGAAGCTGTAAATACGGATATTAGCTGCTTCAATACGTGGAATAGCATCGATGAAATCTGGGTAAATATGACCGGTAAACTCACCGCTTGCGTAACCTTGCTTCCAAATAAGACCTTGAAGGGTTTTGAGTGGCGTTGCTTTACGGTCTTCATCAATCCACTGGGATAGGATTTCTGTTACGCGTTCAACAGAGGCGTCTTGCTCTAGTGCAAGGTCGCGAACGTCGCTGATACAGTATTCAACCAGTGGGTTATGTTGATTTTTATCAAGAAAATCACCCATGGCTTTTTTTGAATACGGGAATAGTACATCTTGAATAAAATCTAGATCAGTCGTGGTGCCAGCTGTATCTACGATAATCGCTCTAATACCCATAATGTCTACGTACTCCAATCCTTAAATGTGCTTGACCAAGATCCTAAGCTTTATTAGGTCTGATGGCTAGTCAAATTGAACAACAAAGGTAAGGATTACTCAAATCAATGATATTCCACTGTTATTAGCTGCCAATGCTGTTAAGTTTAGGTATTATGCATAAACAAAGCAGTGATAATTAAACCAAGCACTTAAAGGTGACAGGCTATGATTTCTAAATGGGCAAAACGTTTCTTTCAGATGGCTGAACTTGTTGGTTCATGGAGTAAAGACCCGTCAACACAAGTGGGCGCGGTGATCACTAAACATAATCGTATCGTGTCTGTCGGGTTTAATGGCTATCCCCATGGGATTTCTGATAGCGCAGAAACTGACGATCGTGAAATGAAGTTATTGAAAACCTTGCATGCAGAAGAGAATGCCATCTTATTCGCTAAGCGCGATTTAGGCGATTGTGATATCTGGGTTACCCATTTTCCTTGTCCTAACTGCGCCGCTAAAATCATTCAAACCGGTATTACGGGTGTGTATTGCCCAGAGCAAAGTGAGGACTTTTTATCTCGCTGGGGCGATAAGATTAAAGTCAGCCAAGATATGTTTTTGCAAGCAGGAGTAAAAGTGAACTGGCTGCCGGTTCATGAGCTTGAATAGCATTGAGAGTTGCCTTTTTTCTTTTCATATCTCTGTGTGATTAAGCCGACGTTAAGTCGGTTTTTTTATATCTGCGTTTTATTTCAACATTCTATTCCGCACTAAATTAGTCAACTAATACTCCTAAAGGGATATTCATTAAGCCAATGCTTATTCTTTCTGCTTTTTATTCCTCATCATATATTTCACTTTTGTTTCAATTGTTTAAGGTTTAAATGTTGCAAAGTTAGCTCAAGCATTAGCCATTGTTAAATTTATATTCTGTGATTCATGCCCTTTAATTTGTCTTCTAAATGCTTATTTACAAATGTATATATATAAATAAGCGTATATGCAGTTGATGATATGTAGTGTGTTCAAGGGGATTGAGATGAGCAATAAAATAGATACAGGTAGAAGAGCGTTGTTAAAAACCTCTGCAGCAGGTGCTGCACTATCTGGAATAGGTTGTAGTAGTTCGAGTTCAATTGAACCTGTAATGAAGGGAATTGAGCAAGAGCTACCAAGTAAAGATACAGTTACTGGTACTGGTCAGTGGGTAGGTACAACGTGTCAAGGATGTACTTCTTGGTGTGCCAAGCAAGTTTATGTGATGGACGGGCGTGCGATTAAATTAAGAGGTAACGTTAATTCTAAAGTGCACGGTGAAGCAAGTTGCCCAAGGCAGCACCTTAGTCTTCAGCAAGTCTATGATCCAGATAGAGTGAAAACACCGCTTATGCGAACAAACCCTAAGAAAGGCAAAGAGCATGATCCTATGTTCAAACCGATTTCTTGGGATGAAGCTTTAGATTTACTGGCTGATAAAATTCTAGCGCTTCGAGCTGCCGACGAATCTCATAAATATGCTTTATTGCGTGGTCGCTATTCCCATATCAATGAGCTGATGTATAAACATCTGACTCAAATGATTGGTTCTCCAAATAATATTTCCCACAGTTCAATATGTGCAGAAGCCCATAAAATGGGGCCATACTACCAAGATGGTAACTGGGGTTATAACCAGTACGATGTTGAAAATGCCAAATTTATTCTTTCATTTGGTGCCGACCCCATTGCGAGTAATCGCCAAGTTTCCTATTACTCAAAAACTTGGGGCGCAGCGCTAGATAGCGCAAAAGTGGTCGTAGTAGACCCTCGTTTATCGGTATCAGCCAGTAAGGCTCACAAATGGATCCCAATCGAGCCGTCACAAGACAGTGTATTAGCGTTAGCCATTGCTCATGTGGCATTAACTGAAGGTCTGTGGCATAAGCCATTTGTGGGGGACTTTGCTAATAAGCAAAACCAGTTCATTGCCGGTCAAGAAGTCGATGCTTTCGCATTTAATGAGGTACATACTCATGGCGTGGTTGATTGGTGGAACATTAGCTTAAAAGATTACACTCCTGAATGGGCAGAGTCTGTCACTAATATTCCTGCTGATACCATTATCAATATTGCGCGCGATATGGGCAAAGCAGCACCTGCAGTACAAGTGTGGACATCACGTGGGGCTGTGATGCATACCCGTGGTACTTACACTTCACTTGCTTGTCATGCATTAAATGGCTTATTCGGTGGCATTGATAATAAAGGGGGAGTATTCCCTGCTAATAAAATCAAACTAAATAAGAAGTTCCCTGACTCTAAGCCGTACCTTGATAACGTGGCTAAGAAAGGGGTTAAGCACCCTAAAATTGATCAACGTGGCACCTTAGCTTTCCCTGCGCTTAAAAAAGGTAAACCAGGCGGTGGTGTTGTCACCAGCAATACGCCTAATGGCATGCTAAGTGCTGATCCGTATGACATTAAAGTCATGTTGGCATACTTCAACAACTTTAATTTCTCATCACCTGAAGGCCAGCGTTGGAATGAAGCGTTAAGTCAGCTTGATTTCATGGCACACGTGACCACCAATATTTCAGAGTTTAGTTGGTTTGCCGACATCATTTTACCTGCTAACCACCACATGTTTGAAAAGTGGGGCGTATTAGATTCAATTGGTAATGGCGTGCATCAAGTGTCAGTGCAACAGCCTTCAATTGATCGCATATGGAACACTAAAGAAGATGAGTCAGAAATCCCATATTTATTAGCTAAAAAGTTAGCTGATAAAGGTTTTGATATGCCTTGGCGCTATATCAATGAACAGTTACTTGATCCTGAAACTAAGCAGCCAGCTAAGAGCGAAAAAGACTTTGGTGAGCTACTAGTGAAATACGTGACTTCGCCATTATGGACTGACGGTGCTGCCAAATATGGCGATAACATGACGTCTTGGAAAGAGTTCACCGATAAAGGCGTGTGGAACAGCCATCCTTATGAACTGAAAAGCCGCTGGGGGAAATTTAAAACTGAGACCCATAAGTTTGAGTTTTATAGTAAAACCCTTGAGAAAGCTCTTAATAAACATGCGAAGAACCATCATGTCAGTGTTGATGAGGTCATGGAGGCATGTGATTACCAAGCCCGAGATAAAGTTGCTTTCGTACCGCATTACGAAGACCCATACCGCTTCGGTGATGAAAAACTGTATCCATTATTGCTGGTGGATCAAAAGGCGCGATTAAGTAAAGAAGGTCGCTCAGCCAATACACCATGGTTCTATGAATTTAAAGATCTTGATCCTGGAGATATTGCCAATGAAGACACGGCGAAAATCAACCCTATCGACGGTGAAAAACTGGGGATTAAAACCGGTGACAAGATTGTTATATCGAGCCCTGTAGGTGAGTTAACTTGCACAGTTGCGTTATGGGAAGGGGTAAGACCTGGCACCGTAGCAAAATGTTTTGGCCAAGGACACTGGGCTTATGGTCGCCATGCGAGCAAGACATTTGGTAAAGAGGCGAGAGGTGGTTCAAACAACGACATTATCGCTGATAGATATGACAGATTAAGTGGCGCATCAGCGTACTATGGCCATGTTCGTATTAACGTAAAAAAAGCCTGAGGTAAGAGATTATGAGACTCGGAATGGTAATTGACCTACAAAAATGTGTAGGTTGCGGTGGCTGTGATTTAGCCTGTAAAACCGAAAATAACACTGCTGATGGCGTTAAATGGTCGGATCATATAACTAAAACGGAAGGACGTTTTCCTGATGTGAAATACAGTTACATTCCAACCATGTGTAACCATTGTACCAATGCTGCTTGTGTTAACGTGTGCCCTACAGGTGCAATGTATAAAGACGAACGTGGATTAACGCTGCAAGATAATGATAAATGTATCGGTTGTAGAAAATGTGAGCGAGCTTGCCCTTATGGGGTCATTAGCTATAACAGACAAGAGCCTCATCGTGAGTGGCAAGATGATAAAGCTCTAGTGGCTGGCGCTACTGGATCTCCTCATGCTTTATTGAAAAAAGTAGACATTAAAACTTTTCCATATATGAACCCTGAGCGTGGTGATACCTATCCTGAAGTTCGCCCAAGAAGAACCACTGAAAAATGTACCTTGTGTGATCATCGCTTAGATAAAGGGCTAAGTCCTGCATGTGTGACGGCTTGCCCTTCTGATGCGAGAGTATTTGGTGACTTTGACGATCCAAATAGTGAAGCGTCACGTTTGATTAAAATGAACAAGACTCAACAGCTCAATCTAGATGCAGGTACGAAGCCGAATGTTTATTACATTCGCAGTTTTAACGTGAAAACTTTGTATTAAACAGCATTACAAAATTAAGTTTTAGTGAGTCGTGTTGAAGATTAGAAATGAGATGCAGGTGTTAAAGCTGCATCTCTTTTTTCTGCCTGAAATAGA
This window of the Shewanella goraebulensis genome carries:
- a CDS encoding acyl-CoA thioesterase — encoded protein: MSETQFSLTLTPRFCETDALGHINNTVIPVWFEAARDPIFEIVNPGQDLSKWNMIIAGFNIAFNAPTFYGQDVLVKTHISRVGNSSFEIAQSCWQNGRQTAEAKTTMVHYDYQAEKSQPMTAEVKEQLAALTGDMTA
- a CDS encoding Solitary outer membrane autotransporter beta-barrel domain, producing the protein MNKPMRLVLNCIVFSYAFGLISAPSFANADGALDQKLSDVTKGNIATAIVLSDASLVSLGVVNFDPSNIVDLDNIDTGSKESIQRRKELSVYSIPWESQWLELTPDWQMASFVKFSYINSKQSLLLSDQANMTEKLDEKSYLLSAEQRWKYSLSENWGMQLGLGGHYIWYRNDFDYSPDIEFYRELFDGQVFNTSYDAWMIDPSVQVHYQGHLWNNKWQFISRYNYALGNIVHADGSAQSGSPEVSRFSNTFIYHYPLPELMSYRNEMRFLFKRIDLTGDAVDTMGTNHYYETGLGWIVETPALSSWLTNVGIGVTVNIDSALSGGSLVLLFNEDI
- the arrB gene encoding arsenate respiratory reductase iron-sulfur subunit ArrB, whose amino-acid sequence is MRLGMVIDLQKCVGCGGCDLACKTENNTADGVKWSDHITKTEGRFPDVKYSYIPTMCNHCTNAACVNVCPTGAMYKDERGLTLQDNDKCIGCRKCERACPYGVISYNRQEPHREWQDDKALVAGATGSPHALLKKVDIKTFPYMNPERGDTYPEVRPRRTTEKCTLCDHRLDKGLSPACVTACPSDARVFGDFDDPNSEASRLIKMNKTQQLNLDAGTKPNVYYIRSFNVKTLY
- a CDS encoding lipase family protein; translation: MKKLKRYQYERYAVLCKVTYRDDFSPEKLGFSHEHYRDIANRWGNICARIMWHADKKEVLVVFRGSQTLNEWLINCQCWPKAKQFADTKYNVHAGYDYLLEQKTNPIPPHYDPNISLFSQLQMVLYPLIVAGKRVSLTGHSSGGAMAILAADRLERLYPNSIKRVVTFGQPSPGFKSFQKAYLLQRRTYRICCDIDVVTFLPPLPGIFFHVGKMLWLHNERVYENTPPIKRFLLSFVSWIVSPFAFHYMHKYIRNKDFFDDI
- a CDS encoding dCMP deaminase family protein, encoding MISKWAKRFFQMAELVGSWSKDPSTQVGAVITKHNRIVSVGFNGYPHGISDSAETDDREMKLLKTLHAEENAILFAKRDLGDCDIWVTHFPCPNCAAKIIQTGITGVYCPEQSEDFLSRWGDKIKVSQDMFLQAGVKVNWLPVHELE
- a CDS encoding acyl-CoA thioesterase, translating into MDQFIQQHAIITEIPVAWGEMDALNHVNNVVYFRYFETARIDFFSQINMMAELEKTAVGPVLSETHARYKRPVTFPDTLLVSVNISDVKEDRFIMHYRIFSKAQQAVTTTGTANVVMFNFKTGQKAKLTPELLDALNQHLEQA
- the mtnC gene encoding acireductone synthase, whose protein sequence is MGIRAIIVDTAGTTTDLDFIQDVLFPYSKKAMGDFLDKNQHNPLVEYCISDVRDLALEQDASVERVTEILSQWIDEDRKATPLKTLQGLIWKQGYASGEFTGHIYPDFIDAIPRIEAANIRIYSFSSGSAEAQKMLFSHSDAGDLTPKFNGHFDTRTGNKLDKQAYCNILNTVSLSPKQVLFVSDVVEELKAADAAGLHTVQMVRFDNQKTAKFTQISDFSALKID
- the arrA gene encoding arsenate respiratory reductase molybdopterin-containing subunit ArrA, with the translated sequence MSNKIDTGRRALLKTSAAGAALSGIGCSSSSSIEPVMKGIEQELPSKDTVTGTGQWVGTTCQGCTSWCAKQVYVMDGRAIKLRGNVNSKVHGEASCPRQHLSLQQVYDPDRVKTPLMRTNPKKGKEHDPMFKPISWDEALDLLADKILALRAADESHKYALLRGRYSHINELMYKHLTQMIGSPNNISHSSICAEAHKMGPYYQDGNWGYNQYDVENAKFILSFGADPIASNRQVSYYSKTWGAALDSAKVVVVDPRLSVSASKAHKWIPIEPSQDSVLALAIAHVALTEGLWHKPFVGDFANKQNQFIAGQEVDAFAFNEVHTHGVVDWWNISLKDYTPEWAESVTNIPADTIINIARDMGKAAPAVQVWTSRGAVMHTRGTYTSLACHALNGLFGGIDNKGGVFPANKIKLNKKFPDSKPYLDNVAKKGVKHPKIDQRGTLAFPALKKGKPGGGVVTSNTPNGMLSADPYDIKVMLAYFNNFNFSSPEGQRWNEALSQLDFMAHVTTNISEFSWFADIILPANHHMFEKWGVLDSIGNGVHQVSVQQPSIDRIWNTKEDESEIPYLLAKKLADKGFDMPWRYINEQLLDPETKQPAKSEKDFGELLVKYVTSPLWTDGAAKYGDNMTSWKEFTDKGVWNSHPYELKSRWGKFKTETHKFEFYSKTLEKALNKHAKNHHVSVDEVMEACDYQARDKVAFVPHYEDPYRFGDEKLYPLLLVDQKARLSKEGRSANTPWFYEFKDLDPGDIANEDTAKINPIDGEKLGIKTGDKIVISSPVGELTCTVALWEGVRPGTVAKCFGQGHWAYGRHASKTFGKEARGGSNNDIIADRYDRLSGASAYYGHVRINVKKA